A stretch of Paenibacillus peoriae DNA encodes these proteins:
- a CDS encoding VanZ family protein: MSRTRLLHHVALVLLILYTGLLLYWMFLGFGRTLRPGPPYSYNIVPFDTIRQYWRAMESFPFRVWGINLLGNIGVFIPFGILVPIIWVSMRSIGSLLLTIVIALVILEVSQMLLGAGTMDVDDIILNVLGVLCGRIAYVFLRKKLGIAI; the protein is encoded by the coding sequence ATGTCTAGGACCCGTCTGCTTCATCATGTGGCATTGGTGTTATTGATTTTATATACAGGACTTCTATTATATTGGATGTTTCTCGGTTTTGGTCGTACATTACGGCCAGGACCCCCGTATTCGTATAATATTGTGCCGTTTGATACGATCAGGCAATACTGGCGGGCAATGGAGTCGTTTCCTTTTCGGGTATGGGGTATTAATTTGCTCGGTAATATTGGCGTATTCATTCCCTTCGGTATCCTTGTGCCTATCATTTGGGTGTCCATGCGAAGTATAGGCAGTCTGTTGTTAACGATAGTGATCGCACTGGTCATTCTTGAGGTGTCCCAAATGCTGCTGGGCGCAGGTACAATGGATGTGGATGACATCATACTGAATGTTCTGGGAGTATTATGCGGCCGTATTGCCTACGTATTTTTACGTAAGAAGTTAGGGATTGCAATATAA
- a CDS encoding MarR family winged helix-turn-helix transcriptional regulator produces MSVKPDDQDLALNLFVVLARAYNSVTSRTNRDIHSHGLNTTEFGVLDLLYYRGPQPLQKIGEKVLISSGNITYVVDKLQKKNLLTRRASQDDRRVIYAELTDEGRHFFEQIFPQHHRVIMETVDGLSVEEKEQAIHLLKKLGLTAEGQKSNGS; encoded by the coding sequence ATGTCTGTAAAACCAGATGATCAGGACCTAGCACTTAACTTGTTCGTTGTTCTGGCTCGTGCTTATAATTCGGTCACGTCTCGTACGAATCGGGACATTCATAGTCATGGATTAAATACAACAGAATTTGGTGTGCTTGATCTGCTGTATTATCGGGGGCCACAGCCTTTACAGAAAATTGGAGAAAAGGTACTAATCTCTAGTGGGAATATTACGTACGTGGTCGATAAACTTCAGAAGAAAAACTTGCTTACCCGTCGTGCTTCGCAAGATGATCGGCGTGTGATTTATGCAGAATTGACTGATGAGGGACGTCACTTCTTTGAGCAAATATTCCCGCAGCATCATCGTGTCATTATGGAGACCGTGGATGGCTTATCTGTGGAAGAGAAGGAGCAGGCTATTCATCTGTTAAAAAAGCTTGGACTAACGGCTGAGGGGCAGAAGAGTAACGGATCATAA
- a CDS encoding cobalamin B12-binding domain-containing protein, whose amino-acid sequence MSIQQYTAGESLLMQAGALAELVTHKQYELQPDLLQRFGDNGKIKTKQDSIYSLNYLAESVIMNSPILFTQYVSWLKKLLEGFGITQEDLSINFRLIQETLVKHFDHTDKTMVLEHLDLGIQQIGKKEEYASFITGDNPYATDVAQYLEYLLSGNRRQALDWIVRLLDEGISIQHTYKYIFQISQYEIGRLWHEGKITVGQEHFCTAVTQFIISSLYPRWMGSGSEERCLVAACVGSEQHEIGVRMLADIFEMDGWDTYYLGANVPNRSLLQAIVSYKADVVAISATMAYHVHLVKELIALIRQDPTTSHVKIMVGGLPFNLDSLLWQEVGADGYAPGAEEALEVAGDLLSLRK is encoded by the coding sequence ATGAGTATACAGCAATATACCGCAGGTGAATCGCTATTGATGCAAGCAGGAGCTTTGGCTGAATTAGTTACCCATAAGCAATACGAATTACAGCCCGATCTTTTGCAGCGTTTTGGGGATAACGGTAAAATAAAGACAAAACAAGATTCCATATATAGTTTGAACTATTTGGCTGAAAGTGTAATCATGAACAGCCCTATTTTATTTACACAGTATGTTTCCTGGTTAAAAAAGCTTCTGGAGGGTTTCGGCATAACCCAAGAAGATTTGAGCATTAATTTCAGATTAATTCAGGAGACGTTGGTAAAGCACTTCGACCATACGGATAAAACCATGGTGCTGGAGCATCTGGATTTGGGGATACAGCAAATTGGAAAGAAAGAGGAGTATGCTTCTTTTATTACAGGTGATAATCCCTATGCTACTGACGTGGCTCAGTATTTGGAGTATTTACTCTCAGGTAATCGCAGACAGGCTTTGGATTGGATCGTTCGCTTGCTGGATGAGGGTATCTCTATTCAACATACTTATAAATATATTTTTCAAATTTCGCAATATGAAATAGGCCGTCTATGGCATGAAGGCAAAATCACCGTCGGTCAAGAGCATTTTTGCACTGCCGTGACTCAATTTATTATTTCCAGCCTGTACCCTAGATGGATGGGGAGTGGAAGTGAGGAACGCTGCCTAGTGGCGGCGTGTGTAGGCAGCGAGCAGCATGAAATTGGAGTGCGCATGCTGGCTGATATATTTGAAATGGATGGTTGGGATACGTATTATTTAGGCGCCAATGTACCTAACCGGAGTCTGCTTCAGGCCATTGTGAGTTACAAGGCGGATGTAGTAGCTATCTCAGCTACCATGGCTTACCATGTACATCTAGTGAAAGAGTTGATTGCTCTCATTCGGCAAGACCCAACGACTAGCCATGTGAAAATTATGGTCGGAGGCTTGCCTTTTAATCTCGATTCCCTCTTGTGGCAAGAAGTAGGGGCGGACGGATACGCACCAGGTGCGGAAGAAGCGCTGGAGGTTGCGGGTGACTTACTTTCGCTCAGGAAATAA
- a CDS encoding ATP-binding protein — MKEPTAEMAVLRKTVEQLTDEIVKSKAEEEKLLNEFSAMNNELVNLQRQLAKSNAELSRTKEEAVRANDLKSTFLAVVSHEFRTPMNGILGMIEMLGSSKLSPDQRQAIGVIRESASLLLNMINNLLDISKVEAGQMELEIGNVRVQAIMSHVAQLLEPQIYQMGNRLSIETDTGVAEHLEGDSARIMQILLNLLNNANKFTSEGLLIIRTKLVEETKDSQRVRFEVQDSGIGISPEDQNKLFQPYVQAGEGSASQYGGTGLGLWICSSFVELMQGEIGVVSTEGQGSTFWFEIPLMKGLEQAGEMEKRENGDLKVFSELLREHSHSLTILVAEDNRVNRQVVQLQLNHLGFQHIDFAEDGQAAVKAASERSYACILMDHYMPLLNGHDAAKAIRQREAENQQPPVPIISLTGNVSEEDQARGREVGVNDYLIKPVTIEKLSEKLVKWLPKPETEPILDKEVIREIMLLDEDGSTALLESLVEMYTSDTPAKINKLRELAAVGEVTKVVEAAHELKSGSVSLGVGRLSSLLSDIEQLARENRLENAKAKLSALQSVYQATCLELERYIHQC; from the coding sequence ATGAAGGAACCGACAGCAGAAATGGCTGTTCTGCGGAAAACGGTCGAACAATTAACGGATGAGATAGTGAAAAGCAAGGCTGAGGAAGAAAAGCTGCTGAATGAATTTTCAGCGATGAACAACGAGCTGGTTAATCTGCAGCGTCAGCTTGCCAAAAGCAATGCGGAATTATCACGGACGAAGGAAGAAGCGGTACGGGCTAATGACCTAAAGAGCACTTTTCTGGCTGTGGTTAGTCATGAATTCAGAACGCCAATGAACGGAATACTTGGAATGATCGAAATGTTAGGTTCATCCAAACTTTCCCCGGATCAACGGCAGGCCATCGGTGTGATACGTGAGTCAGCCTCCCTGTTATTGAACATGATTAATAATCTGCTTGATATATCCAAAGTGGAAGCAGGACAGATGGAACTGGAGATCGGAAACGTCAGAGTTCAGGCGATTATGAGCCATGTTGCTCAGTTGTTGGAGCCGCAAATCTATCAGATGGGTAACCGGTTGAGTATAGAGACCGATACCGGTGTGGCAGAGCATCTGGAGGGAGATTCGGCAAGGATCATGCAGATCTTGCTCAATCTGTTGAACAATGCGAATAAATTTACGAGTGAAGGATTGCTCATCATTCGAACAAAATTAGTGGAGGAAACAAAAGACTCCCAACGTGTTCGGTTTGAGGTGCAGGATTCGGGTATTGGGATTTCACCGGAGGATCAGAATAAGCTGTTTCAGCCTTATGTACAAGCCGGTGAAGGCAGCGCCTCCCAATATGGAGGAACGGGTCTAGGGCTATGGATATGCAGTTCATTTGTGGAACTCATGCAGGGAGAAATTGGGGTCGTCAGTACAGAAGGCCAAGGCTCCACGTTCTGGTTTGAAATTCCCCTCATGAAAGGATTGGAGCAGGCAGGCGAAATGGAGAAGCGTGAAAATGGTGATTTAAAGGTATTTAGCGAGTTGCTGCGTGAGCATAGTCATTCTCTAACTATTTTGGTGGCTGAGGATAATCGGGTAAATCGTCAGGTGGTGCAATTACAGCTTAACCATTTGGGATTCCAGCATATTGATTTTGCTGAGGATGGACAAGCTGCTGTAAAAGCGGCCTCCGAACGATCCTACGCTTGTATTCTAATGGATCATTACATGCCTCTGCTAAATGGTCATGATGCGGCAAAAGCGATCCGCCAGCGGGAAGCAGAAAACCAGCAACCACCTGTACCGATCATTTCTTTGACCGGGAATGTGTCTGAGGAGGATCAGGCACGGGGCCGGGAGGTTGGAGTGAACGATTACTTGATAAAGCCAGTAACGATTGAAAAGCTCTCTGAAAAGCTTGTCAAATGGCTTCCAAAGCCGGAAACCGAGCCGATTTTGGATAAGGAAGTTATACGTGAAATTATGCTGCTGGACGAGGATGGCAGCACGGCACTACTGGAGTCATTGGTCGAAATGTATACAAGTGATACACCTGCCAAAATCAATAAGTTAAGAGAACTGGCTGCTGTGGGCGAAGTCACAAAAGTAGTAGAGGCTGCTCATGAGTTGAAATCAGGCAGCGTGAGTCTGGGTGTCGGGCGTTTGTCCTCGTTGCTGTCGGATATTGAACAGCTTGCACGGGAGAACCGACTCGAGAATGCGAAAGCGAAGTTGTCTGCGCTCCAATCTGTCTATCAAGCAACGTGTTTAGAACTGGAACGCTATATTCACCAGTGCTAG